From Geotalea uraniireducens Rf4:
GCCGAGCGGGAAAAGATCATAGGGCTAGGCGAACGCTCACTGCGGAAAACCTACTATCCCGAACTTCAGCAAAAACTCGATGAACTGGAGCGGTTCAGGGCACTGCTGGACCAGAGCAACGACTGCATTTTTCTCCTTGAGGCTGCAACCCTCACCTTTGTCGATGTCAATGAGTCCGCCTGCCGTCAGCTGGGCTGTTCCCGCGAGGAGTTCATTTCCTTTCCTCTTGGAAATTTTCTGCCGAAGGAAGCGACGGCAAGGGTGGAGAATCTGGTTTCTTCAGGACCTGCCCAGGGGTGGGACCAGGACACGATAACCACCCAAATGTGCAAATGTTCGGGAGAAAAGCTTCCGGTCGAAATCACCATCCGCCTGGTCACCTTCAACAAGATTCTGTACGGCGTGGCAGTGGCCCGTGACATTACCGAACGGAAACGGGCGGAAAAGGCGCTCCTGGAAAACTCCAGGATGCTGCGGGACATGGAACTCGCCCGACAGATTCAGCTCTCCCTTCTGCCGACCGCTCCGCCGAAACTGCCCGGCGTCCTGCTCGCCGGATGCTGTGTGCCCGCCACCCATGTGGGAGGCGACTATTACGACTACTATGAGCGCGAAAACGGCGTAGTGGATATGGTCATCGCAGATGTTTCAGGCCACAGTATCGGTGCTGCCCTGATGACGGCAGAAGCCAGATCGGTTCTGCACGCCGAGGTTCAGTCATTCAGCCATACCGGAGATATCCTCGCATCGCTCAATGAGATACTCTACAATGATCTTAATCAGGCGGAGCTTTTCATAACCCTCTTCTATGTCAAATATGACACTCTCACCCATACTCTTACCTATTCGAACGCCGGTCACGTCTCCCCGTTGCTCACCCGCAACTCCGGAGCAACATGCCTGAAACTGGATGCCGAAGGGCTCATCCTGGGAGTCAAAAAGGGGGTGTCCTTCGAAGAAAAGCAGCTCCGGATGGAGAAAGGTGACCTCCTCTTCCTTTACACAGACGGCGTCACCGAATCCCGGAACAGCGCAGGAGAACTGTTTGGCCTTGGCAGGCTGTGCGACCTCATAAATGCCCGGCATGCGGAACCGCCCCAGGCGATTATCGACGCCGTGCTTGAGGATGTTTCGGCATTTACCGGCACATCCGCACTGGAAGACGATGTGACCATGGTCGCCATGAAGGTGGTCTGATCGGAGACAAAAGTAATTTGCTGGGGGGCTTTGCATTTCCCCTGGAAATGTTAAAATTTATTTACAAACCAAAAAGATGCATCCCAAAACGGACCGGGGAGGTCAACGCCATGTCGCTGATATCCATCCATTGTGCCGATGAGATCGCCACCATAACATTCACCAACTCCGCGCGCCGCAACGCCCTCAGCAATGCGATGATCGAGGAGGTACTCCATGCCGTCCACGACTTCGAGCAAAACAAGATGCGGGTACTGGTCCTCCGGGCAGAGCGGGGGGTGAAGGTCTGGTCTGCGGGGCGCGACGTTACGGAACTCCCCCAACCATGCCGGGACCCGTTGGAG
This genomic window contains:
- a CDS encoding SpoIIE family protein phosphatase is translated as MKKPSDAQQNWSAEREKIIGLGERSLRKTYYPELQQKLDELERFRALLDQSNDCIFLLEAATLTFVDVNESACRQLGCSREEFISFPLGNFLPKEATARVENLVSSGPAQGWDQDTITTQMCKCSGEKLPVEITIRLVTFNKILYGVAVARDITERKRAEKALLENSRMLRDMELARQIQLSLLPTAPPKLPGVLLAGCCVPATHVGGDYYDYYERENGVVDMVIADVSGHSIGAALMTAEARSVLHAEVQSFSHTGDILASLNEILYNDLNQAELFITLFYVKYDTLTHTLTYSNAGHVSPLLTRNSGATCLKLDAEGLILGVKKGVSFEEKQLRMEKGDLLFLYTDGVTESRNSAGELFGLGRLCDLINARHAEPPQAIIDAVLEDVSAFTGTSALEDDVTMVAMKVV